The following are encoded in a window of Maylandia zebra isolate NMK-2024a linkage group LG5, Mzebra_GT3a, whole genome shotgun sequence genomic DNA:
- the LOC101480161 gene encoding LOW QUALITY PROTEIN: G-protein coupled receptor 84 (The sequence of the model RefSeq protein was modified relative to this genomic sequence to represent the inferred CDS: deleted 1 base in 1 codon): protein MMNQTNHTEDVFSCYSPSVEIYRYFAVLWGCAVTITGTVGNLMTVLAFVLDPRLRTRFNVLIVNLAVADLLYCTILQPISVDSYLHLRWRSGHLWCRIFGLLLFLSNSVSIITLCLVAVGRYLLVAKRAVFDRVFSNHGLTLLIIFAWALGLVSFGPLWSVYVFVPQVCTCSFHRTEGRPYTTILLFFYFFIGLGFVGAFYLLIYKKVQAASQALLRYRLSRRSSKTKPANSVQGTDDSGVESGIKTCTSDLSSHEISQNMDVKNQNVTCEKSSFSTTSNDTALNSSAAQKPSTDIIEKPPTTTPAKTAHSSHSATSGDDSEFKRVTRMCFTVFLCFVFCFVPFLLLNIADKQNRAPQVLHMFCANLTWLNSCINPVLYAIMNRQFRQAYHVVLSKMAAPFTRLYSR, encoded by the exons ATGATGAATCAAACAAACCACACCGAGGATGTCTTCTCCTGCTACAGTCCTTCTGTTGAAATCTACCGGTACTTCGCTGTGCTGTGGGGATGTGCTGTAACCATCACGGGTACGGTCGGGAATCTGATGACCGTTCTGGCTTTCGTTTTAGACCCACGTCTGAGGACTCGCTTCAATGTGCTCATTGTCAACCTGGCTGTCGCTGATCTCTTGTACTGCACCATCCTGCAGCCCATCTCCGTCGACTCCTATCTACACCTCAGGTGGCGCAGTGGTCATCTGTGGTGCAGAATCTTCggcctgctcctcttcctctccaacTCTGTCTCCATCATTACCCTCTGCCTGGTAGCAGTGGGCAGATATCTCCTGGTCGCAAAGAGAGCTGTGTTTGACCGTGTTTTTTCTAACCACGGTCTTACTTTACTCATCATCTTTGCGTGGGCGCTCGGCCTGGTCAGCTTTGGTCCACTCTGGTCTGTCTATGTGTTTGTGCCACAGGTGTGCACATGCAGCTTCCATCGTACCGAGGGTCGTCCTTACACCACCATcctgcta tttttttatttttttattggtcTGGGCTTTGTTGGTGCATTCTACCTGCTCATTTACAAAAAAGTTCAGGCTGCATCACAGGCTCTGCTCCGCTACAGACTCAGCCGCCGGTCATCCAAGACAAAACCAGCAAATTCAGTTCAAGGGACCGACGACAGCGGTGTGGAGAGCGGCATAAAGACATGCACCTCTGATCTGAGCAGCCATGAAATATCCCAAAACATGGATGTGAAAAATCAAAATGTGACCTGTGAAAAGTCTTCCTTTTCCACCACAAGCAATGACACAGCATTAAATTCATCAGCAGCACAGAAGCCTTCCACTGATATTATCGAAAAACCACCTACAACCACACCTGCTAAAACAGCTCACTCATCGCATTCTGCAACCTCAGGGGACGACAGTGAATTCAAGCGTGTGACACGGATGTGCTTCactgttttcctctgttttgtGTTCTGCTTTGTCCCATTTCTGTTGCTGAACATAGCCGACAAACAGAACCGCGCTCCACAGGTATTGCACATGTTCTGTGCCAATCTCACCTGGCTCAACAGCTGCATTAACCCTGTGCTGTATGCCATCATGAACCGCCAGTTTCGACAGGCCTATCATGTGGTGCTGAGTAAGATGGCGGCTCCCTTTACCCGCCTCTACAGCAGGTAA